One genomic segment of Corynebacterium durum includes these proteins:
- the atpA gene encoding F0F1 ATP synthase subunit alpha, which produces MAELTISSDEIRSAIANYTSSYSPEASREEVGVVISAADGIAQVSGLPSVMANELLEFPRGVIGVAQNLDTDRIGVVVLGNYETLKEGDEVKRTGEVLSIPVGDAFLGRVINPLGQPIDGLGAIEKEEDRVLELQAPSVLQRQPVGEPLQTGIKAIDAMTPIGRGQRQLVIGDRKTGKTAVCLDTILNQKANWESGDPTKQVRCIYVAIGQKGSTIAAIRRTLEEHGALEYTTIVAAPASDSAGFKWLAPFAGAALGQHWMYQGKHVLVIYDDLTKQAEAYRAISLLLRRPPGREAYPGDVFYLHSRLLERAAKLSDDMGAGSMTALPIIETKANDVSAFIPTNVISITDGQVFLESDLFNQGVRPAINVGVSVSRVGGAAQTKGMKKVSGSLRLDLAAYRDLEAFAAFASDLDPASKAQLQRGQRLVELLKQSENNPMAVEDQMVSIWLAGEGHFDTVPVEDVRRFEVELHEYLHANIPAVYEQIKGGAAFSEESLTALVEATDQFKRTFQTTDGTPVIHDPDVDPLAEGELQKNQITVSRKTAKK; this is translated from the coding sequence ATGGCGGAGCTGACGATCTCCTCCGATGAGATCCGTAGCGCGATTGCGAACTACACCTCGAGCTACTCCCCGGAGGCCTCCCGTGAGGAGGTCGGTGTGGTCATTTCGGCAGCTGACGGTATCGCCCAGGTTTCGGGCCTCCCGTCAGTCATGGCGAATGAGCTGCTTGAGTTCCCGCGCGGCGTCATTGGCGTCGCACAGAACCTTGACACTGACCGCATCGGTGTCGTGGTGCTGGGTAACTACGAGACTCTTAAAGAGGGCGACGAAGTAAAGCGGACCGGCGAGGTCCTTTCCATACCGGTCGGAGATGCATTCCTCGGCCGCGTCATTAACCCCCTGGGCCAGCCCATTGACGGCCTGGGTGCAATTGAAAAAGAAGAAGACCGTGTGCTGGAGTTGCAGGCACCGTCTGTGCTGCAGCGCCAACCCGTGGGTGAACCACTGCAGACCGGTATTAAGGCTATCGACGCCATGACCCCCATCGGTCGCGGTCAGCGTCAGCTGGTCATTGGCGACCGCAAGACTGGTAAGACTGCTGTCTGCTTGGACACCATTCTTAACCAGAAAGCCAACTGGGAATCTGGTGATCCCACCAAGCAGGTGCGGTGCATCTACGTAGCCATCGGCCAGAAAGGCTCGACCATCGCGGCGATTCGTCGTACCCTGGAAGAGCATGGCGCGCTGGAATACACCACTATCGTCGCAGCTCCGGCATCTGATTCCGCTGGCTTCAAATGGCTCGCACCTTTCGCTGGTGCTGCTCTCGGCCAGCACTGGATGTACCAGGGCAAGCATGTCTTGGTGATCTACGATGATCTGACCAAGCAGGCAGAAGCTTACCGTGCCATTTCACTGTTGCTGCGTCGTCCGCCGGGACGTGAAGCATATCCAGGTGACGTGTTCTACTTGCACTCCCGCTTGCTGGAACGTGCCGCTAAGTTGTCCGACGACATGGGCGCAGGCTCCATGACCGCTCTACCGATCATTGAGACTAAAGCTAACGACGTCTCCGCCTTCATTCCGACCAACGTGATTTCTATCACCGACGGACAGGTGTTCCTTGAGTCTGATCTGTTCAACCAGGGTGTTCGTCCCGCCATTAACGTTGGTGTGTCGGTGTCTCGTGTGGGTGGTGCAGCTCAGACCAAGGGTATGAAGAAAGTGTCTGGCTCTCTGCGTCTTGATCTTGCGGCCTACCGCGACTTGGAAGCATTCGCCGCATTCGCATCCGACCTTGATCCGGCTTCTAAAGCACAGCTTCAGCGTGGTCAGCGGCTGGTTGAACTGCTCAAGCAGTCTGAAAACAACCCCATGGCTGTGGAAGACCAGATGGTGTCCATCTGGTTGGCTGGCGAAGGCCACTTTGACACCGTTCCCGTCGAAGATGTCCGCCGCTTTGAAGTAGAACTGCACGAGTACCTGCACGCTAACATCCCGGCAGTGTACGAGCAGATCAAGGGCGGTGCTGCTTTCTCTGAAGAGTCTCTGACCGCGCTTGTTGAGGCTACTGATCAGTTCAAACGCACCTTCCAAACCACTGATGGCACTCCCGTGATTCACGACCCTGACGTTGATCCTTTGGCTGAAGGCGAACTGCAGAAGAACCAGATCACGGTGTCCCGTAAGACGGCTAAAAAGTAG
- a CDS encoding F0F1 ATP synthase subunit gamma gives MANLRELRNRIKSVNSTKKITKAQELIATSRITKAQARVEASLPYAREIRNVVERLASASSLDHPMLRERENGKRAAILVVTSDRGMAGGYNYNVFKKTAELRGLLEDKGYEVVLYVAGNKGIGYYKFRGEDIAGAWSGFSQDPKYQDTHDLRRHLVDAFVAGSVGTAKWREGVNGEEGTPVQGFDQLHVVYTEFESMLTQTARAHQLLPMEPVIEIDEVDLGDDGILGSGEDKATSDYEFEPDADTLLEALLPQYVSRGLYAMLLEAAASESASRRNAMKSATDNATALVKDLSRVANQARQAQITQEITEIVGGAGALAESGESD, from the coding sequence ATGGCAAATCTTCGCGAATTACGTAACCGAATCAAGTCGGTGAACTCGACCAAGAAGATCACCAAAGCCCAGGAACTGATCGCCACCTCGCGAATCACCAAGGCCCAGGCACGGGTTGAGGCTTCGCTTCCGTACGCCAGAGAGATCCGCAATGTGGTGGAACGTCTGGCGTCCGCAAGTTCCCTCGATCACCCCATGCTCCGTGAGCGTGAGAACGGCAAGCGTGCCGCAATCTTGGTGGTCACGAGTGACCGTGGCATGGCAGGTGGCTACAACTACAACGTCTTCAAAAAAACTGCGGAACTGCGTGGACTTCTTGAAGATAAGGGCTACGAGGTTGTCTTGTATGTCGCTGGTAACAAAGGCATTGGCTACTACAAGTTCCGTGGCGAAGATATTGCAGGTGCATGGTCTGGTTTTTCCCAAGATCCGAAATACCAGGATACTCATGACCTGCGTCGTCACCTCGTAGATGCGTTTGTTGCCGGGTCTGTGGGCACTGCCAAGTGGCGTGAGGGCGTCAATGGCGAGGAAGGTACTCCTGTCCAAGGCTTTGATCAGCTTCACGTGGTGTATACCGAGTTTGAATCTATGTTGACTCAGACTGCACGCGCCCACCAACTGCTTCCCATGGAGCCTGTCATTGAAATTGACGAGGTTGACCTCGGTGATGATGGCATTTTGGGCAGTGGCGAGGATAAAGCCACCTCAGACTACGAGTTCGAACCTGATGCGGACACTCTTTTGGAGGCGTTGCTTCCGCAGTACGTCTCACGTGGTCTGTACGCCATGCTTTTGGAAGCTGCAGCATCGGAGTCGGCATCTCGCCGTAACGCCATGAAGTCTGCCACCGACAACGCCACAGCGTTGGTTAAAGATCTGTCCCGTGTGGCTAACCAAGCCCGCCAGGCACAGATTACCCAGGAAATCACAGAGATCGTCGGTGGCGCT